From Pleuronectes platessa chromosome 17, fPlePla1.1, whole genome shotgun sequence, one genomic window encodes:
- the tab2 gene encoding TGF-beta-activated kinase 1 and MAP3K7-binding protein 2 isoform X2, protein MAQGSHQIDIQVLHDLRQKFPEVPEGVVSQCVLQNNNNLDACCEYLSQVSPGYLYSEEGNLSFSDDPSFPRLRNHMTQLNLGLQSQNVHVAPVRDGLRMNGSRTLAHSPSDGPLQTGQAPNSDFFQQESQSASVQVPSSLHVFGGMEPTRKPQPPQHLGLYPLGVKGTTMGAQQTPRYNPFTVTLAPNIQTGRNTPTSLHIHGGPQSGLSSPQGNSIYIRPYVSQTGTTRQNQQIGGRSQYSPTSQPQQQIYQISHPSSLSGSWSGPQLASSSHTSQHQGHQTSHVYMPISSPTNPQAPSILPTGSQASSSGVSSCSSSSSVMPTSSTISQYNIQNISTGPRKNQIEIKLESPQRSNSTTTTAVLRTSSGPRSSSTSSSCPSSSSSSTGVATVPTTPLSIGCPGLSRSQPTVYISASPPTAATTPSEEAVVASGGSRSQPKFYISANASSDYGGGRNPPTVYISANPPLQGPSGPRNMGGQVSMGPAYIHHHPPKSRASVGGGGTASPRVVVTQPNTKYTFKITVSPNKPPAVSPGVVSPTFEPNNLLSLPSDHHFVEPDPLNLSDPLSAHGDRPSEPRRLSMSSEDAAYTQALLVHQKARMERLWHELEMKKKKLEKLKEEVNEMENDLTRRRLERSNSASQIPSIEEMKQLRCKNRLLQIDIDCLTKEIDLLQTRGPHFNPSAIHNFYDNIGFLGPVQPKPKDSGSKIVKPVADQEEDEGTQWSCTACTFLNHPALNRCEQCEFPRHF, encoded by the exons ATGGCCCAGGGAAGCCaccagattgacattcaggtttTGCATGACCTGCGCCAGAAGTTCCCTGAAGTCCCAGAGGGTGTTGTCTCCCAGTGTGTTCTGCAG aacaacaacaacctagACGCCTGCTGTGAATACTTGTCTCAAGTCAGTCCGGGCTACCTATACAGTGAAGAAGGAAATCTCAGCTTTTCTGACGATCCCAGCTTTCCAAGGCTCCGTAATCACATGACCCAGCTGAACCTGGGACTGCAGTCTCAGAATGTGCATGTCGCCCCGGTTCGGGACGGCCTGAGAATGAACGGAAGTCGGACTCTGGCTCACAGCCCGAGTGACGGGCCCCTCCAGACAGGCCAGGCCCCAAATAGTGACTTCTTTCAGCAGGAGTCCCAGTCAGCCTCAGTGCAGGTGCCATCCAGCCTCCATGTATTTGGTGGGATGGAGCCCACGCGCAAACCGCAGCCTCCACAGCACCTTGGACTGTACCCTCTGGGTGTCAAAGGAACAACTATGGGTGCCCAACAGACACCACGCTACAACCCATTTACAGTGACGCTAGCCCCCAATATCCAGACAGGCCGTAACACCCCCACTTCCTTGCACATACATGGTGGGCCACAGTCGGGCCTCAGCAGTCCACAGGGTAATTCTATCTATATCAGGCCCTATGTTAGCCAGACCGGTACAACTCGGCAGAACCAGCAGATAGGGGGCAGGTCCCAGTACAGCCCCACTTCCCAGCCCCAGCAGCAGATCTACCAGATCTCACACCCCTCCTCACTGTCTGGCTCCTGGTCCGGCCCTCAGctcgcctcctcttcacataCCTCACAGCACCAGGGACACCAGACCTCTCATGTCTACATGCCCATCAGCTCCCCCACAAATCCCCAGGCCCCCTCCATTCTTCCCACTGGAAGCCAGGCCTCTTCCTCCGGTGTCTCCTCatgctcatcttcctcctctgtcatgcCCACTTCTTCTACCATCAGCCAGTACAACATCCAGAACATCTCCACTGGCCCAAGGAAGAATCAGATAGAGATCAAACTTGAATCTCCTCAGAGGAGCAACTCCACAACCACAACAGCAGTGCTGCGGACAAGCAGTGGGCCCCgttcatcctccacctcctcctcctgtccctcctcttcgtcctcctcgaCGGGGGTGGCTACTGTCCCCACCACCCCTCTGTCAATCGGATGCCCAGGTCTGAGCCGCAGCCAGCCAACTGTTTACATCTCTGCCAGCCCACCTACTGCTGCTACTACTCCCTCTGAGGAGGCTGTCGTGGCCTCAGGCGGCTCCCGCTCCCAACCcaagttttatatttctgcCAATGCCTCCAGCGACTACGGTGGGGGAAGGAATCCTCCCACAGTCTACATCTCAGCCAACCCTCCTTTGCAGGGGCCATCAGGGCCCAGGAACATGGGAGGCCAAGTAAGCATGGGCCCCGCTTACATCCACCACCATCCACCTAAGTCTCGTGCCTctgtgggaggaggaggcacaGCTTCCCCTCGTGTGGTGGTGACTCAGCCCAACACCAAATACACTTTTAAAATCACAGTGTCCCCCAACAAGCCACCAGCTGTGTCCCCTGGGGTAGTGTCTCCTACTTTTGAGCCCAACAACCTCCTCAGCCTACCCTCAGACCACCACTTTGTGGAGCCAGACCCCCTCAATCTTTCAGACCCACTGTCAGCACACGGGGACAGGCCGAGTGAGCCTCGCAGACTCAGCATGAGTTCCGAGGATGCGGCATACACACAAG CATTGTTGGTCCACCAGAAGGCGCGCATGGAGAGGCTGTGGCACGAGTTGgagatgaaaaagaagaagctggagaagctAAAAGAGGAGGTGAACGAGATGGAGAACGACTTGACCAGGAGACGGCTGGAAAGATCCAACTCAGCCTCCCAAATTCCTTCT ATCGAGGAAATGAAGCAGTTGCGATGCAAAAACAGGTTACTGCAGATCGACATCGACTGCCTCACCAAAGAAATTGATCTCCTTCAAACAAGAG GACCACACTTTAATCCCAGTGCAATCCATAACTTCTATGACAACATTGGATTCCTTGGTCCTGTCCAACCCAAACCCAAAG ACTCGGGCAGTAAGATCGTGAAGCCTGTAGCAgaccaggaggaggacgaggggacGCAGTGGAGCTGCACAGCCTGCACCTTCCTCAACCACCCCGCCCTCAACCGCTGTGAACAGTGCGAGTTCCCGCGGCACTTCTGA
- the tab2 gene encoding TGF-beta-activated kinase 1 and MAP3K7-binding protein 2 isoform X1 produces the protein MAQGSHQIDIQVLHDLRQKFPEVPEGVVSQCVLQNNNNLDACCEYLSQVSPGYLYSEEGNLSFSDDPSFPRLRNHMTQLNLGLQSQNVHVAPVRDGLRMNGSRTLAHSPSDGPLQTGQAPNSDFFQQESQSASVQVPSSLHVFGGMEPTRKPQPPQHLGLYPLGVKGTTMGAQQTPRYNPFTVTLAPNIQTGRNTPTSLHIHGGPQSGLSSPQGNSIYIRPYVSQTGTTRQNQQIGGRSQYSPTSQPQQQIYQISHPSSLSGSWSGPQLASSSHTSQHQGHQTSHVYMPISSPTNPQAPSILPTGSQASSSGVSSCSSSSSVMPTSSTISQYNIQNISTGPRKNQIEIKLESPQRSNSTTTTAVLRTSSGPRSSSTSSSCPSSSSSSTGVATVPTTPLSIGCPGLSRSQPTVYISASPPTAATTPSEEAVVASGGSRSQPKFYISANASSDYGGGRNPPTVYISANPPLQGPSGPRNMGGQVSMGPAYIHHHPPKSRASVGGGGTASPRVVVTQPNTKYTFKITVSPNKPPAVSPGVVSPTFEPNNLLSLPSDHHFVEPDPLNLSDPLSAHGDRPSEPRRLSMSSEDAAYTQALLVHQKARMERLWHELEMKKKKLEKLKEEVNEMENDLTRRRLERSNSASQIPSIEEMKQLRCKNRLLQIDIDCLTKEIDLLQTRGPHFNPSAIHNFYDNIGFLGPVQPKPKGTLSIDSGSKIVKPVADQEEDEGTQWSCTACTFLNHPALNRCEQCEFPRHF, from the exons ATGGCCCAGGGAAGCCaccagattgacattcaggtttTGCATGACCTGCGCCAGAAGTTCCCTGAAGTCCCAGAGGGTGTTGTCTCCCAGTGTGTTCTGCAG aacaacaacaacctagACGCCTGCTGTGAATACTTGTCTCAAGTCAGTCCGGGCTACCTATACAGTGAAGAAGGAAATCTCAGCTTTTCTGACGATCCCAGCTTTCCAAGGCTCCGTAATCACATGACCCAGCTGAACCTGGGACTGCAGTCTCAGAATGTGCATGTCGCCCCGGTTCGGGACGGCCTGAGAATGAACGGAAGTCGGACTCTGGCTCACAGCCCGAGTGACGGGCCCCTCCAGACAGGCCAGGCCCCAAATAGTGACTTCTTTCAGCAGGAGTCCCAGTCAGCCTCAGTGCAGGTGCCATCCAGCCTCCATGTATTTGGTGGGATGGAGCCCACGCGCAAACCGCAGCCTCCACAGCACCTTGGACTGTACCCTCTGGGTGTCAAAGGAACAACTATGGGTGCCCAACAGACACCACGCTACAACCCATTTACAGTGACGCTAGCCCCCAATATCCAGACAGGCCGTAACACCCCCACTTCCTTGCACATACATGGTGGGCCACAGTCGGGCCTCAGCAGTCCACAGGGTAATTCTATCTATATCAGGCCCTATGTTAGCCAGACCGGTACAACTCGGCAGAACCAGCAGATAGGGGGCAGGTCCCAGTACAGCCCCACTTCCCAGCCCCAGCAGCAGATCTACCAGATCTCACACCCCTCCTCACTGTCTGGCTCCTGGTCCGGCCCTCAGctcgcctcctcttcacataCCTCACAGCACCAGGGACACCAGACCTCTCATGTCTACATGCCCATCAGCTCCCCCACAAATCCCCAGGCCCCCTCCATTCTTCCCACTGGAAGCCAGGCCTCTTCCTCCGGTGTCTCCTCatgctcatcttcctcctctgtcatgcCCACTTCTTCTACCATCAGCCAGTACAACATCCAGAACATCTCCACTGGCCCAAGGAAGAATCAGATAGAGATCAAACTTGAATCTCCTCAGAGGAGCAACTCCACAACCACAACAGCAGTGCTGCGGACAAGCAGTGGGCCCCgttcatcctccacctcctcctcctgtccctcctcttcgtcctcctcgaCGGGGGTGGCTACTGTCCCCACCACCCCTCTGTCAATCGGATGCCCAGGTCTGAGCCGCAGCCAGCCAACTGTTTACATCTCTGCCAGCCCACCTACTGCTGCTACTACTCCCTCTGAGGAGGCTGTCGTGGCCTCAGGCGGCTCCCGCTCCCAACCcaagttttatatttctgcCAATGCCTCCAGCGACTACGGTGGGGGAAGGAATCCTCCCACAGTCTACATCTCAGCCAACCCTCCTTTGCAGGGGCCATCAGGGCCCAGGAACATGGGAGGCCAAGTAAGCATGGGCCCCGCTTACATCCACCACCATCCACCTAAGTCTCGTGCCTctgtgggaggaggaggcacaGCTTCCCCTCGTGTGGTGGTGACTCAGCCCAACACCAAATACACTTTTAAAATCACAGTGTCCCCCAACAAGCCACCAGCTGTGTCCCCTGGGGTAGTGTCTCCTACTTTTGAGCCCAACAACCTCCTCAGCCTACCCTCAGACCACCACTTTGTGGAGCCAGACCCCCTCAATCTTTCAGACCCACTGTCAGCACACGGGGACAGGCCGAGTGAGCCTCGCAGACTCAGCATGAGTTCCGAGGATGCGGCATACACACAAG CATTGTTGGTCCACCAGAAGGCGCGCATGGAGAGGCTGTGGCACGAGTTGgagatgaaaaagaagaagctggagaagctAAAAGAGGAGGTGAACGAGATGGAGAACGACTTGACCAGGAGACGGCTGGAAAGATCCAACTCAGCCTCCCAAATTCCTTCT ATCGAGGAAATGAAGCAGTTGCGATGCAAAAACAGGTTACTGCAGATCGACATCGACTGCCTCACCAAAGAAATTGATCTCCTTCAAACAAGAG GACCACACTTTAATCCCAGTGCAATCCATAACTTCTATGACAACATTGGATTCCTTGGTCCTGTCCAACCCAAACCCAAAGGTACTTTATCTATTG ACTCGGGCAGTAAGATCGTGAAGCCTGTAGCAgaccaggaggaggacgaggggacGCAGTGGAGCTGCACAGCCTGCACCTTCCTCAACCACCCCGCCCTCAACCGCTGTGAACAGTGCGAGTTCCCGCGGCACTTCTGA